Genomic window (Zonotrichia albicollis isolate bZonAlb1 chromosome 11, bZonAlb1.hap1, whole genome shotgun sequence):
TCACAACACTTGGGTTTACGCAAACATTTCTGGGTTAAAAACTAACAATTTTTGGTGCCTACAGAGGAGTGGAAAGTGCAAATGGGCATCACCGTGGGTCCTACTGACCTTCTGGGGGCTGAAGATGATTTTGTACTTCCTGCTCCTGCCCGACATCTTGTCAGCGTTGACGATATCTGTGGACACCCCGCAGAGCCCCTGCACAgccgccccccgcccggcccggctcccCCCGGCCCGCAGAGCCCCTCGGGcggagccccggccccggccgcggCCCGGCCGCACTCACCGGCGATGAACCTCATGGTCCTGACCCGCGGCCGCACCAGGAAGCAGAACCTGCACCGAGAGGGGCCTCTCGTACCGGGCCGCGggaccctccctgccctgccctgcccgggcaCTCACTGGTCGCTGGCGCCGGGGGCCGGCCGTGTCTCCACCTTGTACAGCTTGTCCACGTCGTGCTGCTGCGGGGACAAGCGCGGCGTgggcgcgggcggcggcgggcggcgggcgcgggcggCCCGAGCGGCCCCGCGGTACCTTCAGGATGGACACGTTGGCGATGCGGTCCAGGGGGCTCATCAGGTCGGCCTCGATGAACAGGTCCTTCTTGCCGGGCAGCTGCGGGCAGGCGGGCATGGGCGGACACCAGGCGGATGCCCCGAGCCGCGTCCGCCCCGGCTCCCGACCCGCGCCCGGGGCCGGTGCCGATCCCGCCGACCCCCAGCGCCCGCCCCGGTGAGGGATGCCCGCCCCGGTGGGGGATGCCCCCggacctgctccagcaggtAGACGAGCTGGTCTCGGGCCAGCCGCTTCAGGATGCCGAAGTCCGGCGGTTCGGGCGCGTCGCGCCGCCCGGCGAGGGCCATGGCGGGGACCGCGGCGCCACCGGAACGCCCGGGCGCGGGCGCGGAGCGGCCGGAACTCGGCAGCGGCGGAACCACGCAATACCATGGCAACGCAGGGACGCCGATCTGTGCGCACGTTTATTATTGGCGGAGGCGGGAGCGGCCCGGTCACGTGGGCACGCCGCGCGCCTCGAACAGGCGCTGCAGCGCCCCCTCCAGGGCCGCGCTGCTCCCGCGCAGTCCCGACACCACGCGCGCCGCCCAACGGAAGTACTCCTGCACGCGCTCCTCCGACCACCCTGCGGGGACACGCGCGACGTCACTTCCGCCCCCCCCcacccggtcccggtcccggtcccacGGAGACACCGGCACAGACACACCAGCATCGCTTCGCCGGCACAGACACCGGCACTGACACACACCGGCACTGACACCGGCACTGACACACCGGCACAGACACCAGCACAGACACACCGGCACACACACACCGGCACTGACACCGGCACAGACACACCGGCATCGCTTCGCCGGCACAGACACGGGCACACACACACCGGCACTGCCCCGCCGACACACACACGGGCACTGACACCGGCCCCGCCTCCCGCCCCGGCCCAGCGCGGCCGCGGGGCCCTCTGTCCCtcggcacaggcagcagcaccagccgtgctgcgggccgggcccggcggggcccgTGCCCGGTGCCGCTGCACTGCCGCCGTGCTCCCCGCGCTCCCGGGCCCGGCACCTTGCGGGGTGCAGCGGTTCAGGTCCCGCAGGTTGTGCAGCTTGTCCGCCAGCTTGACCAGCTTGGCGCGGCGGCTGCAGGCGGCAGCGCGCTCGATCTGCAGCCGCTTGCGCTCCATCTTGGACAGGCTCTTGTCGTCCGTCACCTCCTCCACCACGCGCCGCACCTCCGCGCCGAACCGCTCCTCGATCTCCGAGAACGTGGTGTCCGTGTCCTCCACTGTGTCGTGCAGCAGGGCGGCCTGCGGCGAGCAGGGGACCAGGGGGCTGCGGGGAGCGGGCCGAGCCGCggggagcgggcagggcagggcagggcagggcagggcaagcGTTACCTGCAGCACCACCATGTCCGTCACGCCGGCCTCGTGCGCCAGGATCCTGGCCACGGCTGCAGCGAGAACGGAAAGGTGGGAGGAGGCGGCGGGGAACAGGCAGCTCCGGGCCCGGACCCGGGGGCTGCGCCGCACGGTGGGCAGCGAGGCTTCCCCgaggccagccctgggcagggcacacCCCGCGGGCCCGTCATGCGCGGTGGACCCGCGgctgggcaggctggaaggTCCcgggggctggcagtgccccccAGGTGGGGCTGTCCCCTGGCCTGGCGGGGGCGGCTGCGGCACGGCGGCCCCTCAGCAGGCCCCAGGCACGGCAGGGCAACAGGGGGGCGGCAGCCACACCTAGAGCCGGGGCCGCCGTGCTTCGGCAGCTCTGCCCCCATCGGGCCCAAGGACACGGGACAAGGGACACGGCTGCGTCCCGGAACCAGGGCGAGGGGCTCCCGGGGGCTGGCAGCGCGCCGGGGCAGGAGGGGTGCCAGGGTGGGAGAGAGGGGCCGCGGGGGGCTCCCGGGAGCGGGGCGCGGTGCCGGGGGGTTCCGCACCGATGGGGTGGTTGATGTAGGGGGTGCCCTCGGGATCCTTCCGCCGCTGGTCCTTGTGTTTCCTGGCTGCAAAGTCCACGGCCTCCAGCAGCCGCGCCGCCTCGGAGCCCATCCCCAGGGCCTCGGAGCCCATCCCCGCCGCCTCGGAGCTCATCCCCGCAGTCTCGGAGCCCGCGGCCGGCGCGACGGAAGCGGCACAGGCGGAGGCGGGCCCCAAGTGCATTTATTGCGCGCcgggccccggcccgccccagCCCCGCGGCAGCCGGTACAGCAGCGTCCCGTCGGGGGCGCGCACCTCGCGCCTGTCCCCCGCCCCCCGTGCTGGTGCCGGTGCCGTGGCGGCGGCGCTCAGCGCCCGCTGGTCCTGCCGCAGGCGGCGTTGCGGAGAGGGACAGCCGCGGCTCCGCAGCACCCGCCGCACCACGTCCGTGCTGACGCCAAAGCCTTCTGCCAGGCGCTCCAAGGGCCACTCCTCGGGCAGCTCCCGCCGCAGGAACCTGCGGGCACGGGCACGGTCACCGGGCGCTCACCGGGGCGGTCGGCAGGCGcggcccgcccggccccgcgctcACCGCATCTGCTCCATCGCCTGCCAGGTCAGGACGCGCTCGGGGGCTCCGCGCCCCCCGCCCAGCTCCCGCCGCAGCCGCTCCAtccgcgccgccgcccgccgccgccgcgccctgCGGGGAACACGCGTGAGCGCCCGGGCCGCCGCacgccccgccgcgccccggcCGCTCCGCACCTCTGCGTGTCCTCCAGCGCCGGCTCCGGCGGCTCCGGGTCCCCGGGccacgccgccgccgcccgccgcgggGCCCGGGCGAGGAGCGGCACGGCCCGCAGGGCGCGCCGGAGCAGCCCCGCCATGGCCCGGAACAGGCCCGGGGAcgggcggggccggcgcgggagcggccccggcggggGAAGCGCGCTTCCGACGGGTCCTGAGCGAGGTGGCCTCCGGAGGGCTTCAGCGTAGGCGGCTGTGCAGCGGGCAGGGCACAAGCACCAGTCTCCGGCCCTGGCAGGGGTGAAGGCAGCCGGGGCAGGTGGCCGGAGCCGTGCTGGGCCCAGGCTCTAGTCAGGGGACTCAGCAGCTGACTCCAGAGTTGATGGAGGcggccagcagctgtgctggtttCATCCTGCAAGTCCTGGTTCTCACGCAAGCACACACGGGCGGAAGGCTGAGCCCCTGGCCGTGTTACCTGTGCTTTTCAGGCTGTGAATCTGTGGGGCAGTGGCACGGGGCAAGGTGCCGGCGTGCTGTGACACACTGGCACGACGAGGCTCTGCCGCGGTGtgaggtgtgtgtgtgctgcgcCTGAGCGGCAGTGGCGGCACGGAgctccacagcacagctggaagTGCCATCACATGGGGCCTGCTCGGGGCTGGCTGGGGACGTCGGGGGACAGCTGCCCCCATCGGAGGATGACCGACTACCAGCGTTACCTGCAACAGCACAGATGGTTGTGGGGCCGTGCACCAGCAgttctgcagctcagcagcccccactgccCTTCCCGGTGGGGCTTGGTCCTGGCAGcccctcctctgcccctgctccccgGGTCCTGAGGCTGCCAAGTGGGTGAAGCCGAtgccagggagctgggctgggcaagGCTGGAGGGTGGAGCACGGGCAGGGAGCAGTGTGCTGGGAAGAGAGTGGGGGCTATGCTGTGTCACCATGTCCCCTCTGACGCCCAGGACCTAATGCACCCCATTGACTTTCCTGGCTTCTCACACTCCCCCGTGCCTGCACATCAACCCTTGATCCTGGGAAACCACCCATGGTTCTTCCCCGTCCCTGCAGATGGGATCTCCAAGCCTCAGAGGTTCCCAGTGGTAACCAGTGCCCCAAGCAGAGCACGGTGACCCTTTAGCAGGGTCCCAGCATCCCTGAGAGCTCCATGGAGCCCACCCGttcctcccagcctggcagggttGTGTACTTACAGCCTTCAGCCTGGCTGGCGGTGCCAGGGAGGCActgctccctgggctgctgcccccgggggtgggcacagggctgggggagcgctgcccccgccgccgggccctgctgccagcccccgCCCTGCGCCCGCGTGCCCCTGCGCCGCGCGTGGCACGGGATGCTCTGGCCTCGAATGCAGAGGGTGTCCGAGTCCTTGGGATCTGGGCCTGCCATGTGCTGTGAcaggccctgggctgcagggctgggtaaAACCCTGTGCGCCAAGGGCCGAGCTGGGACTCCCAGGAATGAGAAAAGCATCATTAATTTGTGGGCGTTGTGCTCCTCAATGACATCCCAGGGAAACAGTAGCTggaagaagggaaggaaaatggcCATGGCTTACTTCTGTAGGCCTtggcaggagatgggaaagaagAGTCTCTAGTCACACCCAGGTGCACATCGAAGCATCACCCCGCACTTTGTCCCCAGGTATGTCCCTGGCACCATTCCAGACTCATCATCTGAAGGCACAGCAGCTGATGCGCCTGCAGCAGCCCCCATCGTGCCCCAGCAGAGATGCTCAGTGCCCAACCCTGCTCCAGTCCACTTCTGTGTGGGGTAGCTGTGGGCAGTGCCGTTACCTGGCTCTGGAGCACATAGGGTCTCTGGGTTTCAGCcgtggggagcagctgggaaagcagctcAGTGATGCCCAGCCCTCGGATCTGCTTCTCACGCTGCAGCAGAGCattcagtctcctcttctcttcATGTTCCACAATGTTCTGGGGCTTCATGGAGTTGTACTGCACACGCTGCACCTCGGCAGAGAAACACCTGAGCTATAGCAAAGCTGAAGCTGGGATAATGCACAGGTGAGACAGCcatgagctgctccagccctgggcacagttACAGTCCCAGGGGGAACAGAGATCCCAGTGAGAGCCAAAGTGGAAAGGCACAACACTGGTGCTTGCAAGTAGTGCCAACACAAGGTACTACTTGTTGTTGACTCTGAACTTCAGGCAGGGAGTCAAACCTGGAATTTCTGCTCCATGGGTGCACCAATGGCTcagtgcagctcccagagccatATCACTGACTTAGAGAGCCCACAGACAGTGCTGACACTGATGTACCTTTCTGTCCCATGACTTGGTGCTTCTGTAGGAAAGGTGGGTTGTAGGAGTTGTGCCTTTATTcctctctgttttcttcttcctgatagcttccagcttttcatttttcaggCGCATCTCCTCCAGCTGATGCCTGCCACACAACAGCACAGTCACTCACAGCTCAGAGGGTTCTGGGGCAGATTTCAACCTTGGGACATTTACTGCAGGCCCAAGTTCTATATAAATAGCCCATAATGGAACTGTGCcaagagagggaatgggaagCTTGTAAAGAGACTTCTAAAAAGAGAGATGCCCTTGGATTAGGCTGTGTTTGCCAAAAGGGAGGGGGATATTTGGGAAATGGTGTCTCCATGGTCCAAAAGTCAATGGACtactgccctttcctctctggagTCCATCCAAAAGGAGCCACTTTGCTGTGGTGCCCCAGCACATGCAGGCTTATTCCTTTCCCCTCCCACTCTTCCCGCTTTCTTGCACCTGCCAAGCACCAGAGTTGCTCCCCAGGAGGGGTCAGGAGCAAGTGGTCTCCATGCCACCTGTGAGAAGTGGCTTTCCACAAGAGCAGCATACCTGGCATGCTCTTCTCTTGCCTTAGATGCTGCTGTATCCTGGAAGAGGGACCTGCTCTGCTGGAAGAATGGCTCGTACTTCTCTGTCCCAGGTGCTGGGTAGATGCGCCGGAAGCCCCCCAGGTGCTCGTTCTCGTAGGTctcagcctgtgccagccaggcagcctggctgctctcctgctccctgcGCCTGCAGCGGGACGAAGAAcagggagctgtgagggagGCTCTGACGCAGGCAGAGCGCGGGCTGATGTGCTCAGCATGTCCCAGGATTGTCCCAGGACTCCTGATGGAaacagcagctggagagagccaCAGCCTGCCTGCCAGGCAGCAGGCTCACTGACCACGGGCTTGTGAAAGGACATAGGGCAGACAGAGAAATGAGAAACCCTCAGTCCTGGAAAGGacccctgccctgcagaagGGTATCCCCAGTTCctgaggcagggctgtggttcCTCATGTGAgcatccctgccagcccaggatgctggcactgcccatccCCAGCAAAAGAGATTACaagcaggtgcagcctggggagAGCTCTGTCAGGGCCCGGAGCACAAGGTGTCACAGATCTCCTGGCACCCAGAGAGCAGCCGCGGCTCCTCCTTGCAGGACGCTCGGAGGCTGCACAATGCCACGGGCTCTGGGAGCTTCCACAGCCAGCCCGGGTGTTATCGTGCTCTGTCATGCCTGTCTTTGCTCACTGGGACCTGCAGCAGTACCTGGACTCCCAGGGAGGCTGGCTGGCCTGCAGGAGCCGTTCCTTTACCCGCCGCTTGTCTTCCTCCAGCACCTTCTTTCTGTCACAGGCGTGCACATTGATCAGGTTGAAGGTGTCACACAGAAGGGCATCCTTCACCTCATGGTCTAGCTGAGAATCTGTGTTGAAGCTGGGAGAGTGGTTCACCTGCCAAGACAAGCAGGTAACCTAACCTGGCACCCCAGCCACGGCCCGGgatgctctgctccctgccagagACAGGAGCCACACACAGCATCTCTCCTGCCCACTTGCGCCACAGGTCACTGGATCCCACCCCACAGGGGGCAGCTGTCACAAATTCAGGGTGCTCCCAGGACAAGGGGTCTGAAGGCTTGGGAAACTCCCTGTTGTTAGATGGTGTGCAGGAAATGGGTTCTCTTGGATCCTGCTCACAGCAGGTTGTTTGGCTTCAGAGCCTGGTTAATTCTGTGAGCAAGGTGGCCCTTTTGAATGAAACAAACTCCCTGTCCTAgtggcccagctctgagctctccacTCCTTCCTCACCTCCAGAAGCCATGGCTTCAGCCTTCTATCCAGCAAAATGTCAAAGCCCAGGATTTCAAAGCAGGCACAGCCAGTAGTGCGGTTGGAGAAACAGCTCTGGTAATGATGTTTCAGCACAGGGTGAGCTGAAATCAATGTCTTTATAACAATGTCATCAATATCTGCCCAGAGCTTTGATGTGTCATAGTTGTGCTTTGCCATCCAGGCGTTCAGGGTGGACAGTTTCCTGTGTGGGAACAGGGGGTGGTAAGGGCTCAGCTGTGTCACTCCAGGAAAGCTGAGGTAAacctgtgtccccaggcagtgttcctgcagtgctgggacatGCCAATACCTCTTGCTGCCCACCATGTCGTCCGTGTTGAAGTTCTCATTGTGTTTGTTGATTGCATAATTGGTCAGGTGCATGCAGATGTCACCCTGGCAGGGAACCACAAGAGATGTTTGTTCATTCTGAACCACTGAGCAAGAAcaggaacagccccagcagATACTCCCATGTTCTTTTCTGCCTGGAGCATGGGCAGAGTAGGAATGGTGTGGAACTGAGCATTCTTATCAGGGCCAGAAGCAGAACTTGCTGCCCAGAGACACCAGGGGTGGGGAGAGGCTTCACTCTGTAGGTTTTCAAAACCTGATTGGGTGAGACCCTGAGAAACCAGGTATGAATTTATTGTTAACCAGGTTTTCAGCATGAGGTTGGAGACCTTCCAAGGTTCCATCCAAGCAAATAATTACATGATTCCATAGTAATGCCAGTGAACAGCCCCAGTGTGGGGCCTTGGGGTAGATGTACTATCCCTCCTGAAACGCCTcctgtgaggaggaggaaggagcatagAGGAAGAACAGGAAAGCATCAAGCTGGGACTCCTGCAACCCCCAACACAATACCTGCCTTTTCAAGGCCTGGAATGCCCCCAGAACAAGTTAAGGACTGATACCTACAGATACTATAGGAGTTTTTTTAAAACTTCCTCTTTACCAGGTTTCTCGTGCTGTTATCGATGTACCTCATGGTGGCAAACCGGGCCAGGCCCTCCTTGTAGAGAAAGATCTTCAGTGGGTCACAGGATGTGACCAGCACATAGATGCGCATGTCAAACTTGAAGCCATCGATGAGGAAGGGCTGAGAGgaaagaggcaggagcaggggtgaGCTGCGGAactgctcctctgcctgtgctgctcagcagagGGACAAGCTTTGTCTGTGTCCCCGATGTGCCACAGCCACACCAACACCTCCAGCAGACCTGAGGAGACCCGGGGAGCAGGGGGGATGCTGGAATCCTCCCCCAGGACCATGCCAGTACCTCAGAGATGTACTGCTGGCAGATCATGCGCTCCCCGTGCTTGATCTCCTCTGGGTGGTGGGTTATGAAGatccctcttccctggcagctgTTGTCAGGCTTGCAGATGTATGTTCTTGCTTTCCTCATGGATCTATAGGCAAGGAAATCTCCGTAGCTGTGCAAGGGAGAGGTGACTATCACCAGCTGCCAAAAACACCCCTCTGAACTCTCTCCTAACAGCTGGGTACTGAAACCATGGTGCTGCAGGCCAGCACACACTGAACTTCTGCAGGGGATGAATTGAACTCCCATTCCTAATCTGCAGGAG
Coding sequences:
- the LOC102074386 gene encoding tubulin polyglutamylase TTLL13 isoform X1 codes for the protein MVRSPWERGGAGSGAMAAAGGSGRGSVGPGPSPETPPSEGTPISAAPRYRPAAPAGPEPRRRRSVPSINLSGCKYDSVRRAAQHCGLKEAAEHEEWTVYWTDSTVTLERLMEMKRFQKINHFPGMIELCRKDLLARNLNRMLRLFPKEYNIFPRTWCLPAESMRKARTYICKPDNSCQGRGIFITHHPEEIKHGERMICQQYISEPFLIDGFKFDMRIYVLVTSCDPLKIFLYKEGLARFATMRYIDNSTRNLGDICMHLTNYAINKHNENFNTDDMVGSKRYWHVPALQEHCLGTQVYLSFPGVTQLSPYHPLFPHRKLSTLNAWMAKHNYDTSKLWADIDDIVIKTLISAHPVLKHHYQSCFSNRTTGCACFEILGFDILLDRRLKPWLLEVNHSPSFNTDSQLDHEVKDALLCDTFNLINVHACDRKKVLEEDKRRVKERLLQASQPPWESRRREQESSQAAWLAQAETYENEHLGGFRRIYPAPGTEKYEPFFQQSRSLFQDTAASKAREEHARHQLEEMRLKNEKLEAIRKKKTERNKGTTPTTHLSYRSTKSWDRKRVQYNSMKPQNIVEHEEKRRLNALLQREKQIRGLGITELLSQLLPTAETQRPYVLQSQLLFPWDVIEEHNAHKLMMLFSFLGVPARPLAHRVLPSPAAQGLSQHMAGPDPKDSDTLCIRGQSIPCHARRRGTRAQGGGWQQGPAAGAALPQPCAHPRGQQPREQCLPGTASQAEGCNAGSRSSSDGGSCPPTSPASPEQAPCDGTSSCAVELRAATAAQAQHTHTSHRGRASSCQCVTARRHLAPCHCPTDSQPEKHR
- the LOC102074386 gene encoding tubulin polyglutamylase TTLL13 isoform X2 gives rise to the protein MVRSPWERGGAGSGAMAAAGGSGRGSVGPGPSPETPPSEGTPISAAPRYRPAAPAGPEPRRRRSVPSINLSGCKYDSVRRAAQHCGLKEAAEHEEWTVYWTDSTVTLERLMEMKRFQKINHFPGMIELCRKDLLARNLNRMLRLFPKEYNIFPRTWCLPADYGDFLAYRSMRKARTYICKPDNSCQGRGIFITHHPEEIKHGERMICQQYISEPFLIDGFKFDMRIYVLVTSCDPLKIFLYKEGLARFATMRYIDNSTRNLGDICMHLTNYAINKHNENFNTDDMVGSKRKLSTLNAWMAKHNYDTSKLWADIDDIVIKTLISAHPVLKHHYQSCFSNRTTGCACFEILGFDILLDRRLKPWLLEVNHSPSFNTDSQLDHEVKDALLCDTFNLINVHACDRKKVLEEDKRRVKERLLQASQPPWESRRREQESSQAAWLAQAETYENEHLGGFRRIYPAPGTEKYEPFFQQSRSLFQDTAASKAREEHARHQLEEMRLKNEKLEAIRKKKTERNKGTTPTTHLSYRSTKSWDRKRVQYNSMKPQNIVEHEEKRRLNALLQREKQIRGLGITELLSQLLPTAETQRPYVLQSQLLFPWDVIEEHNAHKLMMLFSFLGVPARPLAHRVLPSPAAQGLSQHMAGPDPKDSDTLCIRGQSIPCHARRRGTRAQGGGWQQGPAAGAALPQPCAHPRGQQPREQCLPGTASQAEGCNAGSRSSSDGGSCPPTSPASPEQAPCDGTSSCAVELRAATAAQAQHTHTSHRGRASSCQCVTARRHLAPCHCPTDSQPEKHRARRRRAAARMERLRRELGGGRGAPERVLTWQAMEQMRFLRRELPEEWPLERLAEGFGVSTDVVRRVLRSRGCPSPQRRLRQDQRALSAAATAPAPARGAGDRREVRAPDGTLLYRLPRGWGGPGPGAQ
- the HDDC3 gene encoding guanosine-3',5'-bis(diphosphate) 3'-pyrophosphohydrolase MESH1, giving the protein MHLGPASACAASVAPAAGSETAGMSSEAAGMGSEALGMGSEAARLLEAVDFAARKHKDQRRKDPEGTPYINHPIAVARILAHEAGVTDMVVLQAALLHDTVEDTDTTFSEIEERFGAEVRRVVEEVTDDKSLSKMERKRLQIERAAACSRRAKLVKLADKLHNLRDLNRCTPQGWSEERVQEYFRWAARVVSGLRGSSAALEGALQRLFEARGVPT